One segment of Candidatus Falkowbacteria bacterium DNA contains the following:
- a CDS encoding GxxExxY protein gives MLSRYNQRALAYEFAKENLIFEREKDMDIYYDGIKISNRRVDFLVDNDIMVELKALIALEDVHTTQAINYIEAYRVKVGLLINFGAKRVDVKRYVK, from the coding sequence GTGCTTTCAAGGTACAATCAACGTGCTTTGGCTTATGAATTTGCTAAAGAAAATTTAATATTTGAAAGAGAGAAAGACATGGATATTTATTACGATGGTATAAAAATTAGTAATCGGCGTGTAGATTTTTTAGTTGATAATGATATTATGGTCGAGCTAAAGGCTTTGATTGCGCTAGAGGATGTTCATACGACTCAAGCCATAAATTATATTGAGGCTTATCGTGTTAAGGTTGGCCTGTTAATCAATTTTGGAGCAAAACGGGTTGATGTTAAGAGATATGTAAAATAA
- a CDS encoding RNA methyltransferase, producing MTPEREQKLKQVIQNRQQGVVVLEDIHDPHNAAAILRSCDAFGIQKICFIFEKEKRFNPRRIGHLSSASASKWLDMEFFTSTIKCLSTLKRRGYYIIATALDEKAKDFRKADLTRPKTVLMFGNEYRGLSIKAQKLAHETVYIAMKGLVQSLNLSVTAAVCLAELDRQRAQKKAKNRYFLTKLEQGRLLKKWSA from the coding sequence ATGACACCAGAACGAGAACAAAAATTAAAACAGGTTATTCAGAACCGACAGCAGGGGGTCGTGGTGCTGGAAGATATTCATGATCCACATAATGCGGCAGCGATTTTACGTAGCTGTGATGCCTTTGGTATCCAAAAGATTTGCTTTATCTTTGAAAAAGAAAAAAGATTTAATCCGAGAAGAATTGGTCATCTTAGTTCAGCTTCGGCAAGCAAGTGGCTTGATATGGAATTCTTTACTTCTACAATTAAATGCCTAAGTACTCTAAAGCGTCGCGGCTACTATATTATTGCCACCGCCCTAGATGAAAAAGCTAAAGATTTTAGGAAAGCAGATTTGACTCGACCTAAGACTGTTTTAATGTTCGGCAACGAGTACCGCGGTTTGTCAATCAAGGCACAAAAATTAGCCCACGAAACTGTGTATATTGCAATGAAGGGCCTGGTCCAAAGCCTAAATTTGTCAGTTACAGCCGCTGTCTGTTTAGCTGAATTAGACAGGCAAAGAGCTCAAAAAAAGGCTAAAAATAGGTATTTTTTGACAAAATTGGAGCAGGGGAGATTGCTAAAAAAGTGGTCAGCTTGA
- a CDS encoding type IV secretion system DNA-binding domain-containing protein, which yields MDNKLTLFAETTFRNQYRKFGIKDDDRRRHMYLIGKTGMGKSTILENMIVEDIREGKGVAVVDPHGDLAEKIIQYIPNERIKDIIYFNPCDTNYPIAFNVVEQVEPHLRHLVASGLIGVFEKLWADSWGPRLEYILRNSILAILDYPNSTLLAVTRMLSDKTYRKRVIEQIQDPVVKAFWVKEFAGYADKFASEAVSPIQNKVGQFLSSSLIRNIVGQTKSSIDLRKIMDEGKILIMNLSKGRIGEDNSELLGAMMITKIQLAAMSRVDINERDRRDFYLYVDEFQNFATDSFANILSEARKYRLNLIMGHQYIEQLSEKVKFAVFGNVGTLVVFRVGATDAEELVKEFTPVFTEEDLVNLPKYNIVLKLMIDGVASDPFSARGLAPLTEEERTGNEQKVIDFTRQTYAGAREEVESVIMRWHQADEDLPKVNPAPAPAAKITVAPRIENLSQSVANAVANIPRQAPVAPPAPRPKADPSIYTNEATCSRCGKETKVAFKPDGIRPVYCKDCLTILREEKARETAERKNLKQAELSTLKQAPVRNTEAAPMLSLRDIPRRVEEARPAPVVSTPPVNNDYPSGGTINPGQRVNL from the coding sequence ATGGATAACAAGCTAACACTTTTTGCGGAAACAACTTTCCGCAATCAATATAGAAAATTTGGTATTAAAGATGACGATCGCCGTCGTCATATGTATTTGATTGGAAAAACTGGTATGGGTAAGTCTACAATTTTAGAAAATATGATTGTAGAAGACATTAGAGAAGGCAAGGGCGTAGCAGTAGTTGACCCACACGGCGACTTGGCAGAAAAAATAATTCAATACATTCCGAACGAACGTATTAAAGACATAATTTATTTTAATCCTTGTGATACTAATTATCCGATCGCTTTTAACGTTGTCGAACAAGTTGAACCACATTTGCGTCACTTAGTGGCCTCTGGTTTGATTGGCGTGTTCGAAAAACTTTGGGCCGATTCTTGGGGACCAAGATTAGAATACATTTTAAGAAACTCTATTTTGGCTATTTTAGATTATCCAAACTCAACTTTGTTGGCCGTTACTAGAATGCTATCTGATAAAACTTACCGCAAGAGAGTTATTGAGCAAATTCAAGATCCAGTGGTTAAAGCTTTTTGGGTTAAAGAATTTGCTGGTTATGCTGATAAATTTGCGTCTGAAGCAGTTTCTCCTATTCAAAACAAAGTCGGTCAGTTCTTATCCAGTTCATTGATTAGAAATATCGTTGGTCAAACAAAATCATCAATTGATTTAAGAAAGATCATGGATGAAGGTAAAATTTTAATCATGAACTTAAGTAAGGGAAGAATTGGTGAAGATAACTCAGAATTACTGGGTGCTATGATGATTACTAAGATTCAGTTAGCAGCCATGAGCCGAGTTGATATTAATGAAAGAGATCGTCGCGACTTTTATCTTTACGTCGACGAATTCCAAAACTTCGCGACGGACAGCTTTGCTAACATTTTGTCAGAAGCTCGTAAATACCGCCTAAACCTAATCATGGGTCACCAGTATATTGAACAGCTTTCTGAAAAAGTTAAATTTGCCGTTTTCGGTAACGTTGGTACTTTAGTTGTTTTCCGTGTTGGCGCGACCGACGCCGAAGAATTAGTTAAAGAATTTACCCCAGTCTTTACTGAAGAAGATTTAGTTAACTTGCCAAAATATAATATTGTTTTGAAATTAATGATTGACGGTGTAGCGAGCGATCCTTTTTCAGCTCGTGGTTTAGCGCCTTTAACCGAAGAAGAAAGAACTGGTAATGAGCAAAAGGTGATTGATTTTACTAGACAAACATACGCTGGTGCGCGTGAAGAAGTTGAAAGTGTTATTATGCGCTGGCATCAAGCCGACGAAGATCTTCCTAAGGTCAACCCTGCGCCGGCTCCAGCCGCCAAGATTACCGTTGCGCCAAGAATTGAAAATCTAAGCCAAAGCGTGGCGAACGCCGTGGCAAATATTCCACGTCAGGCTCCAGTCGCTCCGCCTGCGCCACGACCTAAAGCTGATCCTTCTATTTATACCAATGAAGCCACTTGCTCTCGTTGTGGCAAAGAAACAAAAGTTGCTTTTAAACCAGATGGAATAAGACCAGTCTATTGTAAGGATTGTTTAACTATTTTGCGTGAAGAAAAAGCACGCGAAACAGCGGAAAGAAAAAATTTGAAACAAGCTGAACTATCGACTTTAAAACAAGCGCCTGTCAGAAATACCGAAGCAGCACCAATGCTTTCTTTGCGTGATATTCCTCGTCGAGTTGAAGAAGCTCGACCAGCGCCAGTCGTTTCAACTCCGCCTGTAAATAATGATTATCCATCGGGCGGTACTATAAATCCAGGTCAACGAGTGAATCTTTAA
- a CDS encoding DUF1361 domain-containing protein — protein MMTNSAYPADVFIGSTLNFFDLNVNGYPASFIFWNIFLAILAILAAQWAAKLLLSNKKWYIKLGSFFVWLAIFPNAAYLMTDARHVIGYCPWYSYGKVCANNAWMTLFFFAFGAIGWPAFVLSLRPMKKAVTKYFSKLYGFIFMVLMCFLAALGLLLGLVNRFNSWNIINDLPKILKTALTYFYEPVLMFNLFMSFVLLLGLYIVGEKIFIKPKLE, from the coding sequence ATGATGACTAATTCGGCTTATCCAGCAGATGTTTTTATTGGTAGTACTCTAAACTTTTTTGATTTGAATGTTAATGGCTACCCTGCGTCATTTATTTTTTGGAATATATTTTTAGCAATCTTAGCTATTTTAGCAGCTCAGTGGGCGGCTAAGCTTTTGTTGTCAAATAAGAAATGGTATATAAAATTAGGTTCATTTTTTGTTTGGCTTGCAATTTTCCCAAATGCGGCGTATCTTATGACCGATGCGAGGCATGTCATTGGTTATTGCCCTTGGTACTCTTATGGCAAGGTTTGTGCTAATAATGCCTGGATGACACTGTTCTTTTTTGCTTTTGGTGCCATTGGCTGGCCAGCTTTTGTTTTGTCACTTAGGCCAATGAAAAAAGCTGTAACAAAATATTTTAGCAAGCTATACGGCTTTATCTTTATGGTCTTAATGTGTTTTTTGGCCGCGCTTGGTTTATTACTTGGATTAGTTAATAGGTTTAATTCTTGGAATATCATTAATGATCTACCAAAGATTTTAAAAACTGCGCTGACGTATTTTTATGAACCGGTTTTAATGTTTAACCTATTTATGTCTTTTGTTCTTTTGCTTGGATTATATATTGTTGGTGAGAAAATATTTATTAAACCAAAATTAGAATAA
- a CDS encoding glycosyltransferase family 2 protein, whose product MVDYLKISKATDLSGKDRLLYRALEILPGALSWGTIVGLILLSSLAPIGTAVFVILFDIYWLLLVMFLATHLLISYRMMKKRLKIDWVKKCEELGERTIAIDEAGQTVNLAWRDLWQVVILPTYNEGVEVIRSCFDGIVAAGYPLDRFIVVLAIEERAGEDAVKRAEIIKAEYASKFARFIITTHPANTEGELKGKGANQSFAAKELKRLVIDPEKIDYNKILVNIFDIDTVVHQGYFHCLTYSFLTVERPYRASYQPVPVYHNNIWQAPFFARVAAFSNTFWQMMQQIKPEKLATYSSHSMTWRALTDIGFWSTNMVSEDSRIFWHCFCFYKGDYRVEPLYFPVSMDICMDSNHWTTAGSLYRQQRRWGWGAENIPYLIFNTIKAWPTIKKKDRFVNHIAVQLYGFHSWATNALITSVIGWLPLFLGGDKFNSTVLSSNLPGVTKWLMTLAMVGMVISASISIMILPKTKKLGPLKYIITIIQWAFLPVVIVFFGAIPGLEAQTRLMFGKYMGFWVTPKHR is encoded by the coding sequence ATGGTTGATTATCTAAAAATTAGTAAAGCCACAGATTTAAGCGGCAAAGATCGCTTGCTTTATCGCGCTCTAGAAATTTTACCTGGCGCACTGTCTTGGGGTACGATTGTCGGTTTAATTTTATTGTCATCTCTAGCGCCAATCGGCACAGCAGTTTTTGTTATTTTATTTGATATTTATTGGCTCTTATTAGTCATGTTTTTAGCCACACATCTTTTAATCTCTTATCGCATGATGAAGAAGCGATTAAAAATTGATTGGGTAAAAAAATGCGAAGAACTAGGGGAGAGAACTATTGCGATTGATGAAGCTGGACAAACAGTTAATTTAGCATGGCGTGATTTATGGCAAGTTGTAATTTTGCCAACTTATAATGAGGGCGTTGAAGTTATACGGTCTTGTTTTGATGGTATTGTTGCCGCTGGCTATCCACTAGATCGTTTCATTGTTGTCTTGGCTATTGAAGAACGCGCTGGCGAGGACGCAGTTAAACGAGCAGAAATTATAAAAGCCGAATACGCTAGTAAATTTGCTCGCTTTATAATTACAACTCATCCAGCTAATACTGAAGGCGAGTTAAAAGGTAAGGGTGCAAACCAATCTTTTGCTGCTAAAGAATTAAAACGCTTAGTGATTGATCCAGAAAAAATTGATTACAATAAAATTTTAGTAAATATTTTTGATATTGATACTGTTGTTCATCAAGGTTATTTCCATTGTTTAACTTATAGTTTTTTAACTGTTGAGCGACCATATCGTGCTAGCTATCAGCCAGTCCCGGTTTATCATAATAACATTTGGCAGGCGCCATTTTTTGCGCGTGTGGCTGCTTTTTCAAATACTTTCTGGCAAATGATGCAACAGATTAAACCAGAGAAATTAGCAACTTATTCTTCTCACTCCATGACTTGGCGCGCCTTAACTGATATTGGTTTTTGGTCAACTAATATGGTAAGTGAAGACTCAAGAATTTTTTGGCATTGTTTCTGTTTTTATAAAGGTGATTATCGTGTTGAGCCATTATACTTTCCAGTTTCAATGGACATTTGCATGGACTCTAATCATTGGACAACAGCTGGTAGTTTGTACAGACAGCAACGCCGCTGGGGTTGGGGAGCAGAAAATATTCCATATTTAATTTTTAATACCATTAAAGCTTGGCCGACCATAAAAAAGAAAGATCGTTTTGTAAATCACATCGCGGTTCAACTTTATGGTTTTCATTCTTGGGCAACTAACGCTTTAATTACTTCAGTTATCGGTTGGTTACCTTTGTTCTTAGGTGGTGATAAATTTAATTCAACTGTGTTGTCTAGTAATTTGCCTGGCGTCACAAAGTGGCTGATGACCTTAGCTATGGTTGGAATGGTAATTTCGGCATCAATTTCTATTATGATTTTGCCTAAAACTAAGAAATTAGGACCATTAAAATATATTATTACCATTATCCAGTGGGCATTTTTACCGGTTGTTATTGTATTTTTTGGCGCCATTCCTGGGTTGGAGGCACAAACTCGTTTAATGTTTGGTAAGTATATGGGTTTTTGGGTAACGCCTAAGCATAGGTAA
- a CDS encoding site-2 protease family protein: protein MIVTILLIIILIGSAILHEYAHGWMAHRLGDDTALREGRLTLNPLKHLDPVGSVIFPLFLVIIKAPFFLAWAKPVPYNPYNLRDQKYGELKVAAAGPITNFSLAIVFGLIARFLTLPVADKTQLAVSLLSGANDSALALTSGSLVASLTLVALLACLINLVLGIFNLVPIPPLDGSKVLMAFLPSRAKMFIYQIERYSIVILLLFIMSGFFGFIFNAAVWLFALLTGL, encoded by the coding sequence ATGATTGTTACAATTCTTTTAATCATAATATTGATTGGCTCGGCTATTTTACATGAATATGCTCACGGGTGGATGGCGCATAGACTCGGCGACGATACAGCTTTAAGAGAGGGGAGATTAACTCTTAATCCATTGAAACATCTTGATCCAGTCGGTTCGGTTATTTTCCCTTTGTTTTTAGTTATAATTAAGGCGCCGTTCTTCTTAGCTTGGGCCAAACCAGTACCCTACAATCCTTATAATTTACGAGATCAAAAATATGGTGAGTTGAAAGTCGCTGCCGCTGGACCTATTACAAACTTTAGTTTAGCTATTGTTTTTGGTTTAATTGCTCGATTCTTAACTTTACCAGTGGCAGATAAAACTCAGTTAGCAGTGAGTTTATTATCAGGTGCTAATGATAGTGCTTTAGCTCTTACTTCTGGCTCCCTTGTTGCTAGTTTAACTTTAGTTGCATTGCTCGCTTGTTTAATCAACTTGGTTTTAGGCATATTTAATTTAGTGCCGATTCCTCCGCTTGATGGATCAAAAGTTTTAATGGCTTTCTTGCCCAGCAGAGCAAAGATGTTTATTTATCAGATAGAGCGATATAGTATTGTCATCTTGTTACTATTTATTATGTCTGGTTTTTTTGGATTCATTTTTAACGCCGCGGTTTGGTTATTTGCTTTGTTGACTGGTCTGTAA
- the rpsL gene encoding 30S ribosomal protein S12, whose translation MPTINQLLKKGRQRIVTKSKSPALKLTLDTLHRKKKIRIQGSPFKRGVCLKVTTTTPKKPNSALRKIARVRLSNGMEVTAYIPGIGHNLQEHSIVLIKGGRTKDLPGVRYKIIRGVYDAQGVEARRQSRSLYGNKRPKATKS comes from the coding sequence ATGCCTACAATCAATCAGTTATTAAAAAAGGGCCGTCAACGAATTGTTACTAAAAGCAAGTCGCCAGCTCTTAAGTTAACTTTAGACACTCTTCATCGTAAAAAGAAGATCCGTATTCAAGGTTCTCCTTTTAAGCGCGGCGTCTGTCTTAAGGTAACCACAACAACACCTAAGAAACCAAACTCAGCTTTGCGTAAGATCGCTCGTGTCCGCTTATCTAATGGTATGGAAGTAACAGCTTATATTCCAGGTATCGGTCATAACCTACAAGAACACTCTATCGTTTTAATTAAAGGTGGTCGTACAAAAGACTTACCAGGTGTACGTTATAAGATTATCCGCGGCGTTTACGACGCTCAGGGAGTTGAAGCACGTCGCCAAAGCCGTTCGCTTTATGGTAATAAACGACCTAAAGCCACTAAGAGTTAA
- the rpsG gene encoding 30S ribosomal protein S7, with protein MRGKAAPKRIIYPDARYNDQEVSKLINYIMTQGKKAVAQKIVYDSFEIVKTKTAQDPRHIFNKALKMVSPLLEVRSRRVGGANYQIPYQVRGERRFMLACRWMIEAARARKGKPMAEKLALEIMDTANGESASVKKKLDVQRMAEANKAFAHFAR; from the coding sequence ATGAGAGGAAAAGCAGCACCCAAAAGAATAATTTATCCAGACGCTCGTTATAACGATCAGGAAGTTTCTAAATTAATCAATTATATAATGACACAGGGCAAAAAGGCTGTGGCACAGAAGATTGTTTATGATTCTTTTGAGATTGTTAAGACCAAAACCGCTCAGGATCCACGCCATATTTTTAATAAAGCCCTAAAAATGGTTTCTCCATTATTAGAAGTTCGTAGTCGCCGTGTTGGTGGTGCTAACTATCAAATTCCTTACCAGGTTCGTGGGGAACGCCGTTTCATGTTGGCTTGTCGTTGGATGATTGAAGCTGCTCGCGCTCGTAAGGGTAAGCCAATGGCTGAAAAGTTGGCTTTAGAAATCATGGATACAGCCAACGGTGAAAGCGCTTCTGTTAAGAAGAAATTGGATGTTCAGCGTATGGCTGAAGCTAACAAAGCTTTCGCTCACTTTGCGCGCTAA
- the fusA gene encoding elongation factor G has protein sequence MPREYTLDHTRNIGIMAHIDAGKTTFTERVLFYTGKKHKIGEVHEGAAEMDWMEQEKERGITITSAATTCFWHDNRINIIDTPGHVDFTVEVERSLRVLDGAIAVFDGAAGVEPQSETVWRQADKYGVPRLCFINKMDKMGADFYMSLESIRTRLNPRAVPVQLPIGAEENIIGVIDLFERKAYEFKGMNGEQITDVEIPADMKDKVEQYRHEMIEKIAETDEALTERYLGGEEISVDDLKKALRVAVIKNEIYPVFCGTALKNIGVQLVLDGVNNYLPSPLDAPAIEATDPDDHDVKMEVKVDDNAPFAALAFKIATDPFVGKLCFVRVYTGVLKSGSYVLNTKTGKKERVGRLVRMHANHREEIEAIYSGDIAAVVGLKDTYTGNTLCDVDHPVLLENITFPEPVIKIAVEPKTKADQEKMGVALSRLAEEDPTFRVESDEETNQTLISGMGELHLDIIVDRMKREFGVEANIGQPQVSYRETIRKPAEAEGKYIKQSGGRGQYGHCWIKIEPQEQGKGSEFVDEVKGGVIPREYIPAIEKGFKEALDKGVLAGYPMVDIKAAVYDGSFHEVDSSEAAFKMAGIMAFKDAVRKASPILLEPVMKVEVTTPEEYMGNVIGDLNSKRGQIDQMTDRGNLKVIDAKVPLAEMFGYATQLRSMSQGRANYSMEFLHYNEVPRHVAEEIIGQNAKK, from the coding sequence ATGCCCCGAGAATATACATTAGATCACACAAGAAATATTGGTATCATGGCTCACATTGATGCTGGAAAAACTACGTTTACTGAACGTGTGCTTTTTTATACTGGTAAGAAACATAAAATTGGTGAAGTTCATGAAGGTGCCGCTGAAATGGACTGGATGGAACAAGAAAAAGAACGTGGTATTACTATTACCTCAGCTGCCACAACCTGCTTCTGGCATGACAATCGTATTAACATTATTGATACTCCCGGTCACGTTGACTTTACTGTCGAAGTAGAACGCTCTCTACGCGTCCTAGACGGCGCTATCGCGGTCTTTGACGGCGCAGCTGGTGTTGAACCGCAATCAGAAACAGTTTGGCGTCAGGCTGACAAATACGGCGTCCCTCGCCTTTGTTTTATTAACAAAATGGATAAAATGGGAGCTGATTTTTACATGAGTCTTGAGTCAATCAGAACTCGTTTAAACCCACGCGCTGTTCCAGTTCAATTACCAATCGGAGCTGAAGAAAATATCATTGGTGTTATCGATTTGTTTGAACGTAAAGCTTATGAATTTAAAGGCATGAACGGTGAACAAATTACTGACGTTGAAATTCCTGCTGACATGAAAGATAAGGTTGAACAATATCGTCATGAGATGATTGAAAAAATTGCTGAAACAGATGAAGCTTTAACTGAACGTTATTTAGGTGGTGAAGAAATTAGCGTTGATGATTTAAAGAAAGCTTTGCGTGTCGCTGTTATTAAAAATGAAATTTATCCTGTTTTCTGTGGTACGGCTTTAAAAAATATTGGTGTTCAATTAGTTTTGGACGGTGTCAATAATTATTTGCCATCTCCGCTAGATGCACCGGCTATTGAAGCAACTGATCCAGATGATCATGACGTAAAAATGGAAGTTAAGGTTGATGACAATGCTCCATTTGCAGCTCTAGCTTTTAAAATTGCAACCGATCCTTTTGTCGGTAAACTTTGTTTCGTTCGTGTTTACACCGGAGTTTTGAAATCTGGTTCTTACGTCTTGAATACTAAGACTGGTAAGAAAGAACGCGTTGGAAGACTTGTACGTATGCACGCTAACCACCGTGAAGAAATTGAAGCTATTTACTCGGGTGATATCGCCGCTGTCGTTGGATTAAAAGATACTTATACTGGTAATACTTTGTGTGACGTTGATCACCCAGTACTTCTAGAAAATATTACCTTCCCAGAACCAGTTATTAAAATTGCTGTCGAACCTAAGACAAAAGCTGACCAAGAAAAGATGGGCGTGGCTTTGTCTCGTTTAGCTGAAGAAGATCCAACCTTCCGTGTTGAATCTGATGAAGAAACTAACCAAACTTTGATTTCCGGTATGGGTGAACTTCACCTTGATATTATCGTTGATCGTATGAAGCGCGAATTTGGTGTTGAAGCTAATATTGGTCAACCACAAGTTTCCTACCGTGAAACAATTCGTAAACCGGCTGAAGCTGAGGGTAAATATATTAAACAGTCTGGTGGTCGCGGTCAGTACGGTCATTGTTGGATTAAGATTGAACCACAAGAACAAGGTAAAGGTTCTGAATTCGTTGATGAAGTTAAAGGTGGTGTTATTCCACGTGAATATATTCCAGCGATTGAAAAAGGATTTAAGGAAGCTTTGGATAAAGGTGTTTTGGCCGGCTACCCAATGGTTGATATTAAGGCCGCTGTCTATGATGGTAGTTTCCATGAAGTTGACTCTTCTGAAGCTGCTTTCAAAATGGCAGGTATCATGGCTTTTAAAGACGCCGTTCGTAAGGCTAGCCCAATTTTATTAGAACCAGTTATGAAAGTTGAAGTTACCACTCCGGAAGAATATATGGGAAACGTTATTGGTGACTTGAACTCAAAGCGCGGACAGATTGATCAGATGACAGACCGCGGAAATCTTAAGGTAATTGACGCCAAAGTGCCGTTGGCGGAAATGTTCGGCTATGCGACTCAGCTCCGCTCAATGAGCCAAGGTCGCGCCAATTACAGCATGGAATTCTTACATTATAATGAGGTTCCACGCCACGTCGCAGAAGAGATTATTGGGCAAAACGCTAAGAAATAG
- the tuf gene encoding elongation factor Tu, producing the protein MAVEKFERTKPHVNVGTIGHVDHGKTTLTAAMLSVLTAKGFMASKKGVGEIDAAPEEKARGITIATAHVEYESEKRHYAHVDCPGHADYVKNMITGAAQMDGAILVVSATDGPMPQTREHILLARQVGVPYIVVFLNKCDMVEDKELIDLVEEEIKDLLKKYEFPGDTTPIIRGSALKALENPTGEYAQPIMDLVKALDDYIPDPVRQTDLPFLMPIEDIFSIEGRGTVVTGRIERGEIKINEEVELVGLGDTRKVVVTGIEMFNKQLDSGKAGDNAGLLLRGIKKDEVQRGQVLVKPGSVTPHSEFEGEVYILNKDEGGRHKPFFKGYKPQFYIRTTDVTGEVELPAGTEMVMPGDTVNLVIKLIAPVALEEKMRFAIREGGRTVGAGVVTKIIK; encoded by the coding sequence ATGGCAGTAGAAAAATTTGAGCGAACAAAGCCCCACGTTAACGTGGGAACCATTGGTCACGTTGACCACGGTAAGACTACTTTAACAGCAGCTATGCTTAGCGTTTTAACCGCTAAGGGTTTCATGGCATCTAAGAAAGGCGTTGGTGAAATCGACGCTGCTCCTGAAGAAAAAGCTCGTGGTATTACCATTGCTACTGCTCACGTTGAATACGAGTCTGAAAAGCGTCACTACGCTCACGTTGACTGTCCTGGTCACGCTGACTACGTAAAAAACATGATTACTGGTGCTGCTCAAATGGACGGCGCTATCTTGGTTGTATCAGCTACTGATGGTCCTATGCCACAGACCCGCGAACACATTTTGTTAGCTCGTCAGGTTGGTGTTCCTTACATTGTTGTATTCTTGAACAAGTGCGATATGGTTGAAGATAAGGAACTTATTGACTTAGTTGAAGAAGAAATCAAAGATTTATTGAAGAAATATGAATTCCCAGGTGACACCACTCCAATTATCCGTGGTAGCGCTTTGAAAGCTCTAGAAAATCCAACAGGTGAGTACGCTCAACCTATTATGGATCTTGTTAAAGCTTTGGATGACTATATTCCAGATCCAGTTCGTCAAACTGATTTACCTTTCTTAATGCCAATTGAAGACATCTTCTCAATTGAAGGTCGTGGTACTGTTGTTACTGGTCGTATCGAACGTGGTGAAATTAAGATTAACGAAGAAGTTGAATTAGTTGGTCTTGGTGATACTCGTAAGGTTGTTGTTACCGGAATCGAAATGTTTAATAAGCAACTTGATTCAGGTAAGGCTGGTGATAACGCCGGTTTACTTCTACGTGGTATTAAGAAGGATGAAGTTCAACGTGGACAAGTTCTTGTTAAACCAGGTTCAGTTACTCCTCACTCAGAATTCGAAGGTGAAGTTTATATCTTAAACAAAGATGAAGGTGGTCGCCATAAGCCATTTTTCAAAGGTTACAAGCCACAATTCTACATCAGAACAACTGACGTTACTGGTGAAGTAGAATTACCAGCTGGTACCGAAATGGTTATGCCTGGTGATACTGTTAATCTTGTTATTAAGTTAATTGCTCCAGTCGCTTTGGAAGAAAAGATGCGCTTCGCTATCCGCGAAGGTGGTCGTACAGTTGGTGCCGGAGTTGTTACTAAGATTATCAAGTAA